In Candidatus Nitronauta litoralis, one DNA window encodes the following:
- a CDS encoding ABC transporter ATP-binding protein, with the protein MLQLKDIKKSFQSQTVLDGLSLDIQEGERFVLLGPSGCGKTTLLRLIAGFETADQGSVSLGGEILDSRPVEKRPVGFIFQRHALFPHMNVYDNIAVGPRIAQLKESETRKRIGELLEILRLTAKRSAWPNQLSGGESQRVALARALINRPKVLLLDEPLSAIDENLRQDLGDELVDIQKTFGTTFVFVTHDRQEAFRLAHRVGVLNGGRLEQVGTPDTLCESPATPFVVRFLGDTNAFEAVVQDIKSNRVRVRTKEGDTLYGESAMPLSKGKPCIGYIRPERIRFVNKNDSVAETTNLVDCDLLERTVLGSRLMFRVKMQSGNFLKVETGYQSPSSFDKEQENIKVYLEPSSLHLFPPEPE; encoded by the coding sequence ATGCTACAGCTCAAAGACATCAAAAAATCATTTCAGAGCCAGACCGTTCTGGACGGACTTTCCCTCGATATTCAAGAGGGAGAACGGTTTGTCCTGCTCGGGCCAAGTGGTTGTGGAAAAACCACCCTCCTCCGGTTGATCGCGGGATTTGAAACGGCAGATCAGGGTTCGGTGAGCCTGGGCGGCGAAATTCTGGATAGCCGACCGGTAGAGAAACGTCCGGTAGGCTTCATTTTCCAACGGCATGCCCTGTTCCCCCATATGAATGTTTACGACAACATCGCGGTCGGTCCCCGGATTGCGCAACTTAAAGAATCTGAAACCAGAAAGCGCATCGGAGAACTTCTGGAAATCCTGCGCCTGACGGCAAAACGCAGTGCCTGGCCCAACCAACTGAGCGGTGGGGAGTCGCAACGTGTGGCGCTTGCGCGGGCACTCATCAACAGACCAAAAGTTTTGTTGCTGGATGAACCGTTGTCAGCTATCGACGAAAACCTGCGGCAGGATCTCGGCGACGAACTGGTCGATATTCAAAAAACCTTCGGCACCACCTTTGTGTTTGTCACGCATGATCGGCAGGAAGCGTTCCGGCTGGCACACCGCGTCGGTGTTTTAAACGGGGGACGGCTGGAACAGGTCGGCACACCCGATACTCTGTGCGAATCCCCCGCCACCCCGTTTGTCGTGCGTTTCCTGGGCGACACCAACGCCTTCGAAGCTGTGGTTCAAGATATTAAAAGTAATCGTGTGCGGGTACGCACTAAAGAAGGTGACACCTTATATGGTGAATCCGCAATGCCATTGTCGAAAGGCAAACCCTGCATCGGTTATATCCGCCCGGAGCGCATCCGCTTTGTGAACAAGAATGATTCCGTAGCCGAAACCACGAACCTTGTCGATTGCGACCTGCTGGAACGAACCGTACTCGGTTCCCGCCTGATGTTCCGCGTCAAAATGCAATCTGGAAATTTTCTGAAAGTCGAAACAGGGTATCAGTCGCCATCCTCCTTTGATAAAGAGCAGGAAAATATTAAAGTTTACCTTGAACCGTCTTCCCTTCATCTGTTTCCCCCGGAGCCTGAATGA
- a CDS encoding NAD-dependent epimerase/dehydratase family protein, with the protein MSFWEGRKVLVTGCTGFLGWWLTSELVRHKAEVTGLVRDLTPQAPFFAKGMDKKINMVRGTIEDYDTVERAINEYEIDTVFHLAAQAIVGVANRNPMSTFEANIKGTWIVMEACRQNKLVSRVVVASSDKAYGNHEVLPYNEDFALQGSHPYDVSKSCADLIALTYHNTYGTPVCVTRCGNLFGPGDMNFNRIIPGTMQSIMKNQNPVIRSDGSPMRDYVFVLDIARAYMMLAEHMDDKSIHGTAFNFGTGEPVSVLELTEKILKVAGREDLKPDVQNSAHGEILHQYLSSTKAREVLGWEPAASLSDRLQETFDWYRENA; encoded by the coding sequence ATGTCTTTCTGGGAAGGGCGCAAAGTCCTGGTTACCGGATGTACGGGTTTTCTTGGTTGGTGGTTGACCTCTGAACTGGTTCGCCATAAAGCGGAAGTGACCGGGTTGGTACGCGACCTGACACCGCAGGCTCCATTTTTTGCCAAGGGCATGGACAAAAAAATTAACATGGTCCGTGGGACGATCGAAGATTACGACACCGTTGAACGGGCGATTAACGAATATGAAATCGATACCGTGTTCCACCTGGCGGCGCAAGCGATAGTGGGTGTTGCCAATCGCAACCCGATGTCCACTTTTGAGGCCAACATCAAGGGAACCTGGATTGTGATGGAAGCCTGTCGACAGAATAAACTGGTGTCGCGTGTTGTGGTTGCCTCCAGTGACAAGGCGTATGGAAACCATGAAGTGCTTCCTTACAATGAAGACTTTGCCTTGCAGGGTAGCCATCCTTATGACGTTTCAAAAAGCTGTGCCGACCTCATTGCGTTGACTTACCACAACACCTACGGAACACCGGTGTGTGTCACCCGCTGCGGAAACCTGTTCGGTCCGGGAGATATGAACTTTAATCGCATTATTCCGGGCACCATGCAGTCCATCATGAAAAACCAGAACCCGGTTATTCGAAGCGACGGTTCCCCCATGCGTGATTATGTGTTCGTTCTTGATATTGCGCGTGCCTATATGATGCTGGCTGAGCACATGGACGATAAATCAATCCACGGGACAGCGTTCAATTTTGGAACTGGAGAACCGGTTTCTGTTTTGGAACTCACTGAAAAGATCCTCAAGGTTGCAGGGCGTGAAGACCTCAAACCTGATGTGCAGAATAGTGCGCATGGGGAAATCCTGCATCAATATCTTTCCTCCACCAAAGCCCGTGAGGTTTTAGGATGGGAACCTGCCGCTTCACTTTCCGACCGTCTCCAGGAAACATTTGATTGGTATCGAGAGAACGCATAA
- a CDS encoding ABC transporter ATP-binding protein, translating into MMELRDVSKSFGEGDQRMVVLEGFNATFEKGQVTSIMGGSGSGKSTVLKHMIGAYKPDTGKIFVDGEDITGYNQKQMDSVRKKFGFMFQSGALFQSMSVEDNVALPLREHTDLNETTIKIMVKLKLEMVGLRGCEHLKPAQLSGGMIKRIALARAIALDPKIVFYDEPSAGLDPISIGVIDKLIVDLTKKMGITAVVVTHELPSAMRISDKIIMLFKGKIIFEGSPEEIRNSEDPRVQQFINGSPDGPIPFSKSQVDLGEELKQMNFL; encoded by the coding sequence ATGATGGAACTGCGCGATGTTTCCAAGTCTTTCGGGGAAGGCGACCAGCGCATGGTGGTACTGGAAGGGTTTAATGCCACTTTTGAAAAAGGACAGGTAACATCCATCATGGGAGGCTCCGGCAGCGGCAAAAGTACGGTTCTCAAGCACATGATCGGGGCGTACAAACCTGATACTGGAAAAATTTTCGTCGACGGGGAAGACATCACGGGGTACAACCAGAAACAGATGGACTCAGTACGAAAGAAATTTGGGTTTATGTTTCAGAGCGGGGCGCTGTTCCAATCGATGTCGGTTGAAGACAATGTCGCTCTTCCATTAAGGGAACACACCGACCTGAATGAAACTACCATCAAGATCATGGTGAAGTTGAAACTTGAAATGGTAGGGCTGCGCGGTTGTGAACATCTTAAACCTGCGCAACTTTCAGGAGGCATGATCAAACGTATCGCACTGGCTCGTGCCATAGCGCTTGATCCGAAAATCGTATTTTATGATGAACCTTCTGCAGGGCTTGACCCCATTTCCATTGGGGTGATAGACAAACTTATTGTCGACCTGACCAAGAAAATGGGGATTACAGCAGTAGTGGTCACACATGAGCTTCCTTCAGCCATGAGGATTTCTGACAAAATCATCATGTTGTTTAAAGGAAAAATAATTTTTGAAGGGTCTCCCGAGGAAATAAGAAACAGTGAAGACCCCAGAGTACAACAATTTATTAACGGCAGCCCCGACGGGCCGATTCCTTTCAGCAAATCCCAGGTGGATTTGGGTGAAGAACTCAAACAAATGAACTTCCTATAA
- a CDS encoding NTP transferase domain-containing protein: MKVIILSGGKGIRAFPFTEYLPKPMLPLGGSPIVAHVINSFIRQGFNEFILAAGYRKAELEDYFYKKDLGAKIDIVNTGEETDTGGRVLACKDLVGDSFMVTYADGLCDVPLDKLVEFHKGNKGVGTITSVPMYSPYGVLDVAEDGRVLKFREKPRIKGTWINAGFIVFDKTVFDHWQGENLEKEVFPNLLEKGLAYTYRHDGFFKSADNYKDILEFEELMQDGALPWLVKEKC; encoded by the coding sequence ATGAAAGTTATTATTTTGAGCGGAGGGAAAGGGATCCGGGCTTTCCCTTTTACGGAATATCTTCCAAAGCCAATGCTCCCGCTCGGGGGTTCACCTATAGTGGCTCATGTCATCAACAGCTTTATCAGACAGGGCTTCAACGAATTTATTCTGGCTGCAGGGTATCGTAAGGCGGAGCTAGAGGATTATTTTTATAAAAAAGACCTCGGGGCAAAAATCGATATCGTCAATACGGGCGAAGAAACGGATACCGGCGGAAGGGTTCTGGCCTGCAAGGATCTGGTAGGCGACTCTTTCATGGTGACCTATGCAGATGGATTGTGTGATGTTCCGTTGGATAAACTGGTGGAGTTCCACAAAGGGAATAAGGGGGTAGGCACCATTACCTCGGTGCCCATGTACAGCCCTTATGGTGTTCTGGATGTTGCTGAGGATGGACGTGTACTCAAATTCCGCGAGAAACCTCGTATCAAGGGAACCTGGATCAACGCCGGGTTTATCGTTTTTGACAAAACTGTTTTCGATCACTGGCAGGGAGAGAACCTGGAGAAGGAAGTGTTTCCTAATCTTCTTGAAAAAGGTCTCGCTTATACCTATCGCCACGATGGATTTTTTAAATCGGCGGACAATTATAAAGACATCCTGGAATTTGAAGAATTGATGCAGGATGGTGCGCTGCCCTGGCTTGTAAAGGAGAAATGCTGA
- a CDS encoding ATP-binding protein has product MDSKPVKLIIPSDAKYLSLTRKVIEHFLSYKEVPPDLIYKVVLCVDEACSNIIKYSYDGKQDCPIEITFRLENDEFSVEVQDFGKQCDTKSFQPRDLDKIRPGGLGTLFINSIMDNVHYCTDRDCGTLLTMTKKLSFSTSKATSQEN; this is encoded by the coding sequence ATGGACTCCAAACCCGTAAAACTAATCATCCCCAGTGATGCCAAGTATTTGAGTCTCACTCGCAAAGTCATCGAGCATTTCCTCAGTTATAAGGAAGTCCCCCCGGACCTGATCTACAAAGTGGTCCTGTGTGTGGACGAAGCCTGCTCTAACATCATTAAATACAGTTACGATGGCAAACAGGATTGCCCCATTGAAATCACGTTTCGTCTTGAAAATGATGAGTTTTCTGTCGAAGTGCAGGATTTTGGTAAACAATGTGATACTAAATCGTTCCAACCGCGGGATCTTGATAAAATCCGACCGGGCGGCCTGGGGACCCTGTTTATTAATTCCATTATGGACAACGTCCACTACTGCACCGACCGCGATTGTGGCACCCTGCTAACCATGACGAAGAAACTGAGCTTTTCAACGTCGAAAGCCACCTCTCAGGAGAATTGA
- the purD gene encoding phosphoribosylamine--glycine ligase, which produces MKILIVGGGGREHALAWKIAQSPRVTKIYCAPGNAGTASIAENVDIGAEDLNSLLDFAQVESIDLTVVGPEVPLVEGIVDKFEQHDLRIFGPSALAAKLEGSKIFSKNLMQKYNIPTAEFRSFSDADHAIRYVEDRGPVVVKADGLAAGKGVILCENAKEARTAIQQIMKDRAFGDAGGKIVIEEWLRGKEVSLLALTDGKTVLPLEGAEDHKAVFDGDVGPNTGGMGAYSPSPIFTEELKQQVLNDIMNPTVQAMENEGAPYKGVLYAGLMITDDGPKTLEFNARMGDPETQPLMARMESDLVPLLEACIDGTLDQQKIEWSTQASVCVVMASGGYPGSYKKGIPIEGLAEADSLEGVTVFHAGTRRDGDQVVTNGGRVLGVTSLGTDVSTAIANAYSAVDKIKWPEVHYRKDIGRR; this is translated from the coding sequence ATGAAAATATTGATTGTCGGCGGTGGCGGCCGGGAGCATGCCCTTGCCTGGAAAATCGCACAAAGCCCACGGGTTACGAAGATCTATTGTGCTCCGGGCAACGCCGGCACAGCGTCAATTGCAGAAAACGTCGACATCGGTGCCGAAGACCTCAACAGTCTGCTTGACTTCGCCCAGGTGGAAAGTATCGACCTCACCGTGGTCGGACCCGAAGTCCCGCTGGTCGAGGGCATTGTAGACAAGTTTGAACAGCACGACCTGCGTATATTCGGTCCGTCGGCGCTTGCTGCCAAACTGGAAGGCAGTAAAATCTTCAGCAAGAACCTGATGCAGAAATACAATATCCCGACAGCCGAGTTTCGTTCGTTCTCGGATGCCGACCACGCGATCCGTTATGTGGAAGATCGCGGACCGGTGGTGGTGAAAGCCGACGGACTTGCGGCGGGCAAAGGGGTCATCCTGTGCGAAAACGCAAAGGAAGCGCGCACCGCCATTCAACAGATCATGAAAGACCGTGCTTTCGGTGATGCCGGTGGAAAGATTGTCATCGAAGAATGGTTGCGCGGCAAAGAAGTTTCACTGCTGGCACTCACTGATGGCAAAACGGTTTTGCCACTTGAAGGTGCGGAGGACCATAAAGCGGTGTTCGATGGGGACGTGGGGCCCAACACCGGCGGCATGGGCGCTTATTCACCGTCTCCCATTTTTACCGAAGAATTAAAACAGCAGGTATTGAATGACATCATGAATCCAACGGTTCAGGCGATGGAAAATGAAGGTGCGCCTTATAAAGGTGTGCTGTACGCCGGACTGATGATCACCGACGATGGACCGAAGACTCTGGAATTCAACGCCCGAATGGGCGATCCGGAAACCCAACCGCTGATGGCGCGGATGGAAAGCGACCTGGTTCCGCTACTGGAAGCGTGTATCGACGGCACGCTCGATCAGCAGAAGATCGAATGGTCAACGCAGGCCTCGGTGTGTGTGGTGATGGCATCCGGTGGTTACCCCGGTTCTTATAAAAAAGGAATTCCTATTGAAGGATTAGCGGAAGCAGATTCGCTCGAGGGGGTCACGGTGTTCCACGCAGGAACCAGGAGGGATGGCGACCAGGTGGTGACGAACGGCGGGCGTGTACTGGGCGTAACGTCGCTGGGTACAGATGTATCGACTGCCATTGCCAATGCTTACTCTGCAGTCGACAAAATCAAATGGCCGGAAGTGCACTACAGGAAAGATATTGGTCGGCGCTGA
- a CDS encoding amino acid ABC transporter permease codes for MNNGTPQASKWAWNILVGISLIFLVILPAQESFTPSEGGGYLALASLLPKGIVYTLLITLMSSAAAILVGFIAGVGMLSSRPDVRLIVSLYTETLRGIPLLVLLFYIYYALGEFVRVPALVAAVLGFGFCYGAYMADVFRAGVQAIPKEQAEAARSLGMTEKQALMQIVMPQALRTIVPAVGNQTLGMLKDTSLVSVLAITDILRVGNEYAIRHFNYFETYTYIALLYLFLTLIMSRLLSKIEKRYNRY; via the coding sequence ATGAACAACGGTACTCCACAAGCTTCCAAATGGGCCTGGAATATTCTGGTTGGGATCAGTTTAATTTTTCTGGTCATTTTACCGGCGCAGGAATCGTTCACACCCAGTGAAGGCGGAGGCTATCTCGCGCTGGCCTCATTACTCCCAAAAGGAATTGTTTATACACTGCTCATCACCCTGATGAGCAGTGCCGCCGCCATACTGGTCGGCTTTATCGCGGGGGTCGGCATGCTGTCGTCCCGTCCTGATGTTCGTTTGATCGTTTCCTTATACACGGAAACCTTGCGCGGCATCCCGCTGCTGGTATTGCTGTTCTATATCTATTATGCGCTGGGCGAGTTTGTCCGCGTGCCCGCGCTGGTGGCGGCGGTATTGGGATTTGGTTTTTGTTACGGGGCGTATATGGCGGACGTGTTTCGCGCCGGAGTTCAGGCCATTCCAAAAGAACAGGCCGAAGCCGCGCGCAGTCTGGGGATGACCGAGAAACAGGCCCTGATGCAGATCGTCATGCCGCAGGCGTTACGAACGATTGTACCCGCTGTCGGTAATCAGACACTGGGGATGTTGAAAGACACCAGCCTGGTTTCGGTGCTGGCGATAACAGATATCCTGCGGGTCGGCAATGAATACGCCATCCGCCACTTCAATTATTTTGAAACGTATACCTATATAGCACTGCTTTATCTGTTCCTCACCCTCATCATGTCGCGCCTCCTAAGCAAGATTGAGAAACGGTACAATCGTTATTAA
- a CDS encoding glycosyltransferase family 4 protein, translating to MKVLHAYNRHRGIGGSDNAWDETIRISREGGLEIGEFSRNSRDIVPNILGKAQAFFSGLYSKSAVEDFDRHLDSFKPDVVHAHELYPLISPWILKRCAERKIPAVFTCYDYRMTCAVVTHFHKGKLCLRCKNGKEWWAVLKNCRSNVFESLAYALRNRVARTNRLFIDNVSQFIVLSDFPKQWLINEVGIAPERVSVNPCSLKLPEETGDPAKGDYVAFAGRFASEKGVDLLVEAARKAKVPVKLAGDADTHPAIKEGDSVECLMIRGKEELSKFYRNARMVVVPSIWYETFGLVAAEAMSYGIPVVASRFGALMSTVKDGVSGLLFEMNNADDLAEKITTIWNDPDLAKKLGEGGRREVKERFDPSLQFSQLVEVYEKAIASPIHKN from the coding sequence ATGAAGGTTTTGCATGCTTACAACAGGCACAGAGGTATCGGTGGTTCTGACAATGCCTGGGATGAAACCATCCGAATTTCGCGTGAAGGCGGATTGGAGATAGGGGAGTTTTCCCGAAACAGTCGCGATATTGTCCCCAATATACTTGGTAAAGCCCAGGCCTTTTTCTCGGGACTTTATTCAAAAAGTGCGGTTGAGGATTTTGATCGGCACCTGGATTCTTTCAAACCTGACGTGGTTCACGCTCACGAGCTTTATCCCCTTATTTCTCCGTGGATTTTAAAACGATGCGCTGAAAGAAAAATCCCGGCTGTTTTTACCTGTTACGACTATCGAATGACCTGTGCCGTTGTCACTCATTTTCATAAAGGAAAGCTGTGCCTCCGCTGTAAAAATGGAAAAGAGTGGTGGGCTGTTTTAAAAAACTGCCGGAGTAACGTTTTCGAAAGCCTGGCCTATGCACTTCGAAATCGCGTTGCGAGGACAAACCGTTTATTCATTGATAATGTTTCACAGTTCATCGTTTTGTCTGACTTTCCGAAACAGTGGTTAATCAATGAAGTGGGGATAGCTCCAGAGCGGGTCAGTGTTAACCCCTGTTCCTTAAAGCTTCCGGAAGAAACTGGAGATCCCGCCAAAGGGGATTATGTGGCGTTTGCGGGAAGATTTGCATCAGAGAAAGGAGTTGACTTGCTTGTTGAGGCTGCACGAAAAGCAAAGGTCCCGGTAAAACTTGCGGGAGATGCTGACACTCACCCGGCAATCAAAGAAGGTGATTCGGTCGAATGCTTAATGATCCGAGGTAAGGAGGAGTTATCGAAGTTTTACCGGAATGCCAGAATGGTGGTGGTTCCCAGTATCTGGTATGAAACGTTTGGATTGGTTGCTGCCGAGGCAATGAGCTATGGCATACCGGTGGTGGCTTCCCGTTTTGGGGCTTTAATGAGTACCGTGAAGGATGGTGTGTCCGGACTTCTTTTTGAAATGAACAATGCAGATGATCTTGCAGAAAAAATCACTACAATATGGAACGATCCTGACCTCGCTAAAAAACTGGGAGAGGGCGGAAGGCGGGAAGTGAAAGAACGTTTCGATCCTTCTCTCCAGTTTTCCCAATTGGTTGAGGTATATGAAAAGGCGATAGCCAGCCCGATCCACAAGAACTAA
- a CDS encoding ABC transporter permease: protein MGRKSFQLNDFFLDFFREVSGLYYLTRESLYVTFIEPLRGKSNKWGPIWIQMEEVGIKSTTIVFLVAFLIGVILAFQTAYQLARFGALNFTGALVGVAMTRELGPLMTAIVMAGRVGASFTAEMGTMKVADEILALETMALNPIKFLIAPRLIAILIMLPVLTVMADFMGMLGGFLIGVTTLGIDPVPYIDNSIESMKLKDVVTGLIKSGVFAIIIVMVGSYMAFIIEGGAEKVGQNTRSAVVVSMVLIIIADLLFTTLFFFIT from the coding sequence ATTGGGCGGAAAAGTTTCCAGCTCAATGATTTTTTTCTCGATTTTTTTCGCGAGGTCAGCGGACTCTATTACCTCACGCGCGAATCCCTGTACGTCACTTTCATTGAACCACTGAGAGGCAAATCCAACAAGTGGGGACCGATCTGGATCCAGATGGAAGAGGTCGGTATCAAGTCAACGACCATTGTGTTTCTGGTCGCTTTTTTAATTGGTGTTATTCTCGCCTTCCAGACCGCCTACCAATTAGCTCGTTTTGGTGCATTGAACTTTACGGGGGCTCTCGTCGGAGTCGCGATGACCCGCGAACTCGGGCCCCTGATGACTGCGATTGTTATGGCAGGAAGGGTGGGTGCCTCTTTCACAGCAGAAATGGGCACCATGAAAGTGGCCGATGAAATCCTGGCTCTTGAGACCATGGCACTCAATCCGATCAAGTTTCTCATTGCCCCAAGGTTGATCGCCATTCTCATCATGCTACCGGTGTTGACTGTGATGGCCGATTTCATGGGCATGCTCGGCGGCTTTTTAATCGGTGTCACAACACTTGGCATCGACCCGGTGCCCTACATCGACAACTCTATCGAATCGATGAAGCTGAAAGATGTTGTTACGGGACTCATCAAGAGTGGCGTGTTTGCTATCATCATTGTGATGGTTGGCAGCTACATGGCGTTTATTATTGAAGGCGGTGCGGAAAAAGTCGGTCAAAATACGCGGTCCGCTGTAGTTGTCTCCATGGTCCTCATCATTATTGCAGACCTATTATTCACCACACTGTTTTTCTTCATCACGTAG
- a CDS encoding transporter substrate-binding domain-containing protein has protein sequence MKFFCRGLSIIFVMFMLSACADTNQTPKYKVGIDATLIPMAYVNDQNKLEGFEIELLDAIAKTAGFEYETINVAWAGIISGVVTHKFDMSISSITILEERKKNMAFSTPYLRSGLAIVVRRDDERIKSLQDLKEGKMKVGAQRGTTSYFFLEKHPEIEKIAYEKYNHAVADMIKGEIDAVLGESTGTLYYKNHDNEIFQKIKMVEEVLTEEYYGIIMAPDNKELKTTLDKAIKTLIKNGTIERLHEKWELGLAASVPELK, from the coding sequence ATGAAATTTTTTTGCAGAGGTCTCAGTATTATTTTTGTCATGTTCATGCTGTCAGCCTGCGCCGATACCAACCAGACACCAAAATATAAGGTAGGGATTGATGCCACATTGATTCCCATGGCCTACGTGAACGATCAGAACAAGTTGGAGGGATTTGAAATCGAACTGTTGGATGCGATCGCCAAAACTGCCGGGTTTGAATATGAAACCATCAACGTTGCCTGGGCGGGCATCATCAGCGGAGTCGTTACACACAAATTCGACATGTCCATCAGCTCCATCACCATCCTGGAAGAACGAAAAAAGAACATGGCCTTTTCCACTCCCTATCTCAGGAGCGGCCTGGCGATTGTGGTTCGTCGGGACGACGAGCGAATTAAAAGCCTGCAGGATCTAAAAGAAGGAAAAATGAAAGTCGGTGCACAACGTGGCACCACTTCTTATTTCTTTTTAGAGAAGCACCCGGAGATAGAAAAGATCGCGTATGAAAAATACAACCATGCAGTAGCGGATATGATTAAAGGAGAGATCGATGCTGTACTGGGCGAAAGCACCGGGACTTTGTATTACAAAAACCACGACAACGAAATTTTTCAGAAGATAAAAATGGTTGAGGAAGTGCTGACCGAAGAATATTACGGAATCATCATGGCGCCGGATAATAAAGAGCTAAAGACAACGTTGGACAAAGCTATCAAGACTCTCATAAAGAATGGAACCATTGAGCGGCTGCACGAAAAGTGGGAACTGGGGCTTGCGGCTTCGGTACCGGAGCTTAAATGA
- a CDS encoding IS3 family transposase (programmed frameshift), whose protein sequence is MVRKRRSFSKEFKLEAVGLVLEGNSSIAQVSRDLGIRASLLGRWKQEYEQEQAITVQEKLTPEEELKQLRKENAQLRMERDILKKAGSHLFEGFPMRYGFIRDHREAFPVNQMCRVLGVGRSGFYAWLNRPESLRSRENRRWVDEIKKVYKKSRQTYGSPRVHADLKDKGHVIGKHRVARLMRLNQMVSKHKRKYRVTTDSRHNHPVAQNKLKRKFNVSGPGQCWVSDITYIPTREGWLYLAVTLDLFHRKVIGWAMDRSITRWLVMRALNMAINNGTLKPGLVHHSDRGVQYACNDFQSLLKAHGIECSMSRKGDCWDNAVAESFFRTLKVELTHNRRYKTRQEAQADIFEYIEVFYNRQRRHSYLGYQSPVEFENRAFAS, encoded by the exons ATGGTGAGGAAGCGTCGTAGTTTCAGTAAGGAATTCAAGTTGGAAGCGGTTGGTTTGGTTCTTGAGGGGAATAGTAGCATAGCGCAGGTATCTCGCGATCTTGGTATTCGTGCTTCCCTTCTTGGTCGTTGGAAGCAGGAATATGAGCAGGAGCAAGCCATTACCGTTCAGGAGAAGCTGACTCCTGAAGAGGAATTGAAGCAGTTGAGAAAAGAGAACGCGCAGCTTCGAATGGAGCGAGACATATTAAAAAAAGCGG GCAGTCATCTTTTCGAAGGATTCCCAATGAGGTACGGGTTTATACGGGACCATCGAGAAGCATTTCCAGTGAACCAGATGTGCCGGGTGCTGGGAGTGGGCAGAAGTGGGTTCTATGCCTGGCTGAATCGCCCCGAGAGCCTGAGGAGCCGTGAGAATCGCCGGTGGGTAGATGAGATCAAGAAGGTTTATAAAAAGAGCCGCCAGACTTATGGAAGTCCCCGTGTTCATGCGGATTTAAAAGACAAGGGACACGTCATAGGCAAACACCGTGTGGCTCGTCTGATGCGTCTGAATCAGATGGTTTCTAAACACAAAAGAAAGTACAGGGTGACGACGGACTCCAGACATAATCACCCGGTAGCTCAGAACAAACTCAAGCGGAAGTTTAATGTTTCCGGCCCCGGTCAATGCTGGGTATCTGATATCACATATATCCCGACTCGGGAAGGCTGGTTGTATCTGGCGGTGACGTTGGATTTATTCCACCGCAAAGTGATCGGCTGGGCTATGGATCGTTCGATAACCCGTTGGTTGGTAATGAGGGCTTTGAATATGGCGATCAACAACGGCACCTTGAAACCCGGGTTGGTTCATCATTCTGATCGAGGAGTCCAGTACGCCTGCAACGACTTTCAAAGTCTGCTGAAGGCTCATGGAATCGAGTGCAGTATGAGCCGTAAAGGAGACTGCTGGGATAATGCCGTAGCTGAGAGCTTTTTCCGTACTCTCAAAGTGGAACTCACTCATAACCGGAGATACAAAACCCGTCAGGAAGCCCAGGCGGATATTTTTGAATACATCGAAGTGTTTTATAATCGGCAACGCCGTCACTCATACCTCGGTTACCAAAGCCCGGTCGAGTTTGAGAATAGGGCCTTCGCCTCTTAA
- a CDS encoding STAS domain-containing protein, producing the protein MASQGIEIAKANNNGIVSLSLKGYMDMNSSPDVREVLTQHFGGGTKAIIVDLSEVPYIDSSGIATLVEGLQWSHSSEKKFRLVGLTPTVKDIFEIARLLQVFEVFGTLEEATQGV; encoded by the coding sequence GTGGCAAGTCAGGGAATTGAAATTGCAAAAGCAAATAACAATGGTATTGTCAGCCTTTCATTAAAAGGCTACATGGACATGAATTCTTCGCCTGATGTTCGCGAAGTGTTAACCCAACATTTTGGTGGAGGTACCAAGGCAATTATTGTCGACCTTTCAGAAGTGCCTTATATCGACAGTTCCGGTATTGCGACTTTGGTGGAAGGATTGCAGTGGAGTCACTCAAGTGAAAAAAAGTTTCGTCTGGTTGGACTCACACCGACAGTGAAAGATATATTCGAAATCGCCCGGCTTCTGCAGGTGTTCGAAGTGTTTGGCACTCTCGAAGAAGCAACTCAGGGAGTTTAG